A genomic window from Peromyscus maniculatus bairdii isolate BWxNUB_F1_BW_parent chromosome 1, HU_Pman_BW_mat_3.1, whole genome shotgun sequence includes:
- the Rbp4 gene encoding retinol-binding protein 4: MEWVWALVLLAALGGGSAERDCRVSSFRVKENFDKARFSGLWYAIAKKDPEGLFLQDNIIAEFSVDEKGHMSATAKGRVRLLSNWEVCADMVGTFTDTEDPAKFKMKYWGVASFLQRGNDDHWIIDTDYDTFALQYSCRLQNLDGTCADSYSFVFSRDPNGLSPETRRLVRQRQEELCLERQYRWIEHNGYCQSIPSRNSL, encoded by the exons ATGGAGTGGGTGTGGGCGCTTGTGCTTCTGGCGGCGCTGGGAGGCGGCAGCGCCGAGCGCGACTGCAGGGTGAGCAGCTTCCGAGTCAAGGAGAACTTCGACAAGGCTCGT TTCTCTGGGTTATGGTACGCCATCGCCAAAAAGGACCCCGAGGGTCTCTTTTTGCAAGACAACATCATCGCTGAGTTTTCCGTGGACGAGAAGGGTCATATGAGCGCCACAGCCAAGGGCCGAGTCCGACTTCTGAG CAACTGGGAAGTGTGTGCAGACATGGTGGGCACTTTCACAGACACTGAAGATCCTGCCAAGTTCAAGATGAAGTACTGGGGTGTAGCCTCCTTTCTCCAGCGAGGAA ATGATGACCACTGGATCATCGATACGGACTACGACACCTTCGCACTACAGTACTCCTGCCGCCTGCAGAATCTGGACGGCACCTGTGCGGACAGCTACTCCTTCGTGTTTTCCCGAGACCCCAACGGCCTGAGCCCCGAGACGCGGAGGCTGGTGAGACAGCGGCAGGAGGAACTGTGCCTAGAACGGCAGTACCGGTGGATCGAGCACAATG GCTACTGCCAAAGCATACCCTCGAGAAACAGTTTGTAG